Within the Phaseolus vulgaris cultivar G19833 chromosome 9, P. vulgaris v2.0, whole genome shotgun sequence genome, the region taaataataatattttaataatatttgttttattttttcatttaaaattttaatattaaagtgGATTGTTAAgtgaaatgttattttttagaaaagcgtcaacaattttattttcttcctcattatatttttttatacttcacttaacaattaataatatttttttattaattaaatataatatttcattctcaaaaaaaagttataagtGGAAATAAGAGAAAAAGGGTAGATATTAAAGAATTATTATTGGTTAAATAAAAACACATGAATGTGAATGTTATTATTGTGCATCACCTAATTCCCTAAATTATGACACATTTTGTAGAGTGTGTGAAGATAAAAGAAGTGCATGCATAATTAGGAGTGTGACACGTGTAGGTTTACAGAATAAAAGGAGGTGAGTTGGCACGTAGAAGAAGCAGAAGAGGCATGGCAACCCTGCACACACACACCGTTCAGCCATGGTTTTCTCTCACCAGACTTCACATACTCTTCCACTCACTCGCACTCTTCTCTCTCTTTTACTACCGCACAACTCATCTTCTGCACCAGCCAACGCTCCCATGGTTTCTCATGACGCTGGCTGAGGCCATCCTCGCCGAGCTCTGGCTCTACAACCAGGCCTTCCGGTGGCGCCCGGTCACGCGCTCTGTCGCCACGGAGAAGCTTCCCGGCGAGGAGAAGCTGCCGGCGGTGGATATCTTCGTCTGCACGCTTGATCCTGAGAAGGAGCCCACCGTGCAGGTGATGGACACTGTTATCTCCGCCATGGCCATGGATTACCCCTCCGGCACACTGGCGGTGTATCTCTCCGACGACGGTGGGTGTCCCGTGACTCTGTACGGGATGAGAGAGGCTGTGGAGTTCGCGAAAGAGTGGGTCCCTTTCTGCAGAAAGTATGGTGTGAAGTTGAGGTGTCCGAAGGTGTTCTTCTCTCCCATGGGAGAAGATGAAGAGCTCCTCCGCACTGAGGGATTCATGGCAGAGAAAGAACAGCTGAAGGTATGCATGCATGCATCTTCATTTTACATGGTCTTATGGCTTATGATGAATATAAGAATTTGGTTTCAGAATTGTTTCCAACTTTTTTTCTCTGTTCAACTCATTTTGGATTTACTTTTAtatggtgtgtttggattagtgGATTAGGAAGAAGAAAGGTGAGGATTTCTGGAAATGAAATTGGATTGATTTAAGAGGAAATAGTTAAGAGAGTTAGGTTGTGGAGAAAAATTATTAGAGTTGGTTAGTAACATGAAATTTATTAAAGATGGTGAGTGATGTGATATGTGGTaggaatttttctttttttaaaatattagaatgtaaaaatttatcctaatttttaaaaaggaaatattttttctaaaatttttaatattaaaatattgtatatttatttttatatattataatttttttattattaattattagtatttatttttattaatactaaaccctaaatttatttaatatttttattttattatagatacatataaaatatatttttaaaataaaaaatactgttaatattattatttaataaatttattttaattattattagatttttaatttatatttatttttattattactgtttataattttttttattattttaaaatttatttcaattactattattatttataatttttttactttttttatatattattactattttaaattttacgtatattattattagtttataatttttatatttatattattatattattttattattattctataaatacatttatattattattttataaatataaatatgttagtttattattatattatattatattatatatattagatAAATTTCTTTATAATTCTCTGCATTTCTTGGCAATCTTGTAAGATGCCATTTATCAACTactttcattcatattcatcTTAATTGATTGActggaaacaaacacaaaatatTCCTATCACTCTGAATAGTATTCACTCTTAGTCACTAAACTGGAAAAACTTGTCTTCAGAATTAATGTTTGAACTAGCTTatgaaacaaaagagaaatatgtgaaaaataaataaattttatttttcctataaataaaaattaatttatggacaactaaagtttaaaaaaattaaacaacattagtttttgtgtaattttagtttattttttcttataaaaattgtaaaatcgtaaaaaaatttacaatttaGGATAATTTGAAAATGTTTTCCCCTTTTTAATGAAAAAGTGCATATGAACTGTAAAAGAATGGAAAGAATAAACACGaagattaaaataaacaaacaaagaaatttATTATATGTCTAATCGATATCGATTGCATATAATTTATGTTTAACATAATAATtatgtcatatatatatatatatatatatatatatatatataatcaattaactTTGTTAGTATgagaaatttttattaataattatattttataaataaataattaaaaaatattagaataatacgaagttaaattatttaacttaaattttaatatcaagtaaaataatttattttaatatactattgttttaaaatataattttttatatattttaatttaaaattaatttaacttaatttaattttcaaaaatttgtacattaaagtatttttaaatttttatttctaaatatattaatatataattaaatttatttttattaccaATCAAAtctattataaaattttcactgtttttcaCTTAAACAGactcatttttcatttttttcttcttttatcttTCCTTTTCCAGAGCATTAGGATACTattaaatgaaaacaatttcatttttcattttttttttatataaagtttttgtgttaggcatcactatgcaacttgacatctcagctaagctgacacctcaagtaacaacaatcatctaccatcacatgaagaaaaaaaatattattaaaaaaagaaaaaagaaagaaaatacaaaaatatgaggAGACTAGatcaaaacccatatgttaacacaaacgatacataggtagattatacttattcataaagaatttctcatacgccatatcatccatatagaaaaggttatcaccgcaagcttaatcaatttaaccaaaggactaccatcactcttaataaaagaaagtagatcatccttattagataaatgagaagtaagaaaaatttgtcgtacccaactccaaatatgaatgtgttagaacattcaaaaaatagatgttgaatagattcctcttacttttcacaaagcgaacacatagaacatatatgcaaacccttattctgaatatgttgatctgtaggaagccgcCCATTTCCCCTTCCTATTCCTTTCCTTTCACAAAGCATTAGGAAGTATCACTTACCAAAAAGCATTAGGAAGTATCACTTACCAAAAAGCATTAGTAAGTGTCAATAGTGTGTAAgctatcactacaagaaaatcatcaaatagaaaccaatttttagagaccaaaataattagttacaataggaagtaaaatagagaccattttagaaactaaaaagaaatttggtttctaaattaatttctattattgttaaatagtttctaaattggtatctaattagcaactaaggttttagataccaattatttagtttctaaatttagtctctaaaaccttggttgttaattagataccaatttagaaactatttaacaataatagaaactaatttagaaaccaaatttctttttagtttctaaaatggtctctaatttagttattattgcaactaattattttggtttctagaaattggtttctatttcatgattttcttgtagtgtatgtttaacaaattacttttcaataaatattttaaaataaaaaataaattaaatttttattcatgaacaaaagttaaatttaaaaaagtatagtaaatttaattttcagaaaaaaaaaaatttatttattttaaaatctttataaagAAGTTTATCTACTATAAGTTAAACTTTTTATGCATTTTCAAGCAATTGAAAATCACGGATAATATGAGCTTTAAGAATTATAACAAGAATCAATTCAACCAACGGTAGCTTACTCACTatcaacaaatttatatttacaaaaaaattatatattgcaTTAAACTCCAAGTAATTATGGccttaaaaataatcaaataggGTCAGTTCGAAGAAGATGCTCCCAAAActtggaaaaaaaatttatgttgtCAGCAACAAAACTAATGTGAAATTCACTTGATaattatgttaatattaatttgttAATGTTATCTCATGTTTTCCTTTTGTCGTATTTTAGAATAAGCTTCGAGGAATTGTACTAATTTTCTACTCATGTGATGTTTTTCTATTTTGCAGGCTAAGTACAATAATATGCAAAAAAATATAGAGATATTTGGGGAAGACCCTAAAAATTGTTCTCTTGTATTTGATAGACCAACTCGTATTGAGGTACACAACCCCTTATATACTTTATTATTACATTTCAAATTACCCATGAGTTGAAGTTAGAGATCAAGAGGTAGTAAGAGATACTTGGAAGACTTCATGAAGATAACTATgaacactataaaaaaatcatgaaatagaatttggtagcaaaaactttggtcgttaattagataccaatttaaaaactatttaacaataatataaactaatttcgaaaccaattttttttttagtttctaaaatgatctctaatttagttactattgcaactaattattttggtttctaaaaattggtttctatttcatgattttcttgtagtggaatAAGATTAGGGAACACTTAAGAAAAGAAAGCTTCAACTCTTTTCATACTAAAATAGAGTTTATGTTACATTGTTTTTGTAGATTATGAATGAGCAATCAGAAATGCCAATGGCGGTTTATGTGTCTCGTGAAAGAAGGCCAACTATTCCTCATAGATACAAAGGAGGAGCCCTCAATACATTGGTGTgtattttctaaatttgatcTTTTTCTGGTTTTTTATCCTATACAATGTATTCGAGTTATTGTTAATTGTTGATTTTGTCTTAGAACTTTTGCACATATATTATAACTTTGAGATTTGTagttttcttattctttttaaaggaaattttatataaaatattgcaTAGAGATTGGGGTACCTCATGtactttttcatttatatattctttttgctgattaaaaaaattatcttttttcaTTTATGAGTCTCTAATGTTTATGATTTGTGGTTTCAGCTGAGAGTCTCAGGGCTATTGAGCAATGGCCCTTATGTGCTTGTTGTTGACTGTGATATGTATTGCAATGATCCATCCTCAGCAAAACAAGCCATGTGTTTTTTTCTTGATCCTGAAACCTCCAAAGATGTTGCTTTTGTCCAATTTCCTCAAATGTTTCACAACCTTAGCAAGAAAGACATCTATGATAGTCAAGCTAGGCGTGCTTTTAAggtaaataaacataaaatcatTGTTTGATTCTTTCACTTTAacttgtttgtttttgttttgatgaATCATACATTTGTGACCTTCTTTTAGACATTGTGGCAAGGAATGGATGGACTAAGAGGGCCAGGTCTTGCTGGTAGTGGTTGTTACATTAGTAGAGCTGCACTTCACCTTCAAAGCCCTAATCAAAATGGTATATGCCTTCATTCTCATGTTTCctaaatcatttttaataagTTTGTTTTCAAAACCCTACTCAATGTGATCTTAAAACAAGTAAAATTCTCCATATACTatcatttttatgtattttacatttcccctttttttttctaacttttgTATTCTATAGTCTTTCATCTTAATTAGAACTTATTGACATATCAtactaattttcttttattgacATAAAACTTAACCTGATAGATTTGGTCATCATCTCATTGATTTCTCATTTTCTAGAGGATTGTCCATTTACTGAAACctaaacatttatttataattttacatgTGAAATTTGATTTATAGTTACAGATGTCTTTGAACATAATGCCCAAAACAAC harbors:
- the LOC137821770 gene encoding cellulose synthase-like protein G1 isoform X2; the protein is MATLHTHTVQPWFSLTRLHILFHSLALFSLFYYRTTHLLHQPTLPWFLMTLAEAILAELWLYNQAFRWRPVTRSVATEKLPGEEKLPAVDIFVCTLDPEKEPTVQVMDTVISAMAMDYPSGTLAVYLSDDGGCPVTLYGMREAVEFAKEWVPFCRKYGVKLRCPKVFFSPMGEDEELLRTEGFMAEKEQLKAKYNNMQKNIEIFGEDPKNCSLVFDRPTRIEIMNEQSEMPMAVYVSRERRPTIPHRYKGGALNTLLRVSGLLSNGPYVLVVDCDMYCNDPSSAKQAMCFFLDPETSKDVAFVQFPQMFHNLSKKDIYDSQARRAFKTLWQGMDGLRGPGLAGSGCYISRAALHLQSPNQNVTDVFEHNAQNNFGKSTMYIESLKAIIYGHQNAKKHIPRDVILEEAQVVASCSYEKDTNWGKEVGFSYAILLESTVTGYLLHCRGWRSTYLYPKRACFLGCAVIDFKEGMAQQVKWVSELSLLGISKYSPFTYGISRMPIIHSFTFCYFTSTTQYVLALLIYGLIPQLCFFKGIPLFPMVTEAWFGVFAILFISSQSQHLIEILCGGGPLRSWWDEQRIWIMRSLVGNIFAFVVAMKKVFGLNKAKLTLSNKVIEKESLKKYEEGKFNFQGAGLFMVPLSILLVINIVCFFGGLWRLVHVKDFEKMFAQLFLLSYLLALGYPIVKGIISLKSKCG
- the LOC137821770 gene encoding cellulose synthase-like protein G1 isoform X1; protein product: MATLHTHTVQPWFSLTRLHILFHSLALFSLFYYRTTHLLHQPTLPWFLMTLAEAILAELWLYNQAFRWRPVTRSVATEKLPGEEKLPAVDIFVCTLDPEKEPTVQVMDTVISAMAMDYPSGTLAVYLSDDGGCPVTLYGMREAVEFAKEWVPFCRKYGVKLRCPKVFFSPMGEDEELLRTEGFMAEKEQLKAKYNNMQKNIEIFGEDPKNCSLVFDRPTRIEIMNEQSEMPMAVYVSRERRPTIPHRYKGGALNTLLRVSGLLSNGPYVLVVDCDMYCNDPSSAKQAMCFFLDPETSKDVAFVQFPQMFHNLSKKDIYDSQARRAFKTLWQGMDGLRGPGLAGSGCYISRAALHLQSPNQNVTDVFEHNAQNNFGKSTMYIESLKAIIYGHQNAKKHIPRDVILEEAQVVASCSYEKDTNWGKEARFSYAILLESTVTGYLLHCRGWRSTYLYPKRACFLGCAVIDFKEGMAQQVKWVSELSLLGISKYSPFTYGISRMPIIHSFTFCYFTSTTQYVLALLIYGLIPQLCFFKGIPLFPMVTEAWFGVFAILFISSQSQHLIEILCGGGPLRSWWDEQRIWIMRSLVGNIFAFVVAMKKVFGLNKAKLTLSNKVIEKESLKKYEEGKFNFQGAGLFMVPLSILLVINIVCFFGGLWRLVHVKDFEKMFAQLFLLSYLLALGYPIVKGIISLKSKCG
- the LOC137821770 gene encoding cellulose synthase-like protein G1 isoform X3; translated protein: MATLHTHTVQPWFSLTRLHILFHSLALFSLFYYRTTHLLHQPTLPWFLMTLAEAILAELWLYNQAFRWRPVTRSVATEKLPGEEKLPAVDIFVCTLDPEKEPTVQVMDTVISAMAMDYPSGTLAVYLSDDGGCPVTLYGMREAVEFAKEWVPFCRKYGVKLRCPKVFFSPMGEDEELLRTEGFMAEKEQLKAKYNNMQKNIEIFGEDPKNCSLVFDRPTRIEIMNEQSEMPMAVYVSRERRPTIPHRYKGGALNTLLRVSGLLSNGPYVLVVDCDMYCNDPSSAKQAMCFFLDPETSKDVAFVQFPQMFHNLSKKDIYDSQARRAFKTLWQGMDGLRGPGLAGSGCYISRAALHLQSPNQNDVFEHNAQNNFGKSTMYIESLKAIIYGHQNAKKHIPRDVILEEAQVVASCSYEKDTNWGKEARFSYAILLESTVTGYLLHCRGWRSTYLYPKRACFLGCAVIDFKEGMAQQVKWVSELSLLGISKYSPFTYGISRMPIIHSFTFCYFTSTTQYVLALLIYGLIPQLCFFKGIPLFPMVTEAWFGVFAILFISSQSQHLIEILCGGGPLRSWWDEQRIWIMRSLVGNIFAFVVAMKKVFGLNKAKLTLSNKVIEKESLKKYEEGKFNFQGAGLFMVPLSILLVINIVCFFGGLWRLVHVKDFEKMFAQLFLLSYLLALGYPIVKGIISLKSKCG
- the LOC137821770 gene encoding cellulose synthase-like protein G1 isoform X4, with the protein product MATLHTHTVQPWFSLTRLHILFHSLALFSLFYYRTTHLLHQPTLPWFLMTLAEAILAELWLYNQAFRWRPVTRSVATEKLPGEEKLPAVDIFVCTLDPEKEPTVQVMDTVISAMAMDYPSGTLAVYLSDDGGCPVTLYGMREAVEFAKEWVPFCRKYGVKLRCPKVFFSPMGEDEELLRTEGFMAEKEQLKAKYNNMQKNIEIFGEDPKNCSLVFDRPTRIEIMNEQSEMPMAVYVSRERRPTIPHRYKGGALNTLLRVSGLLSNGPYVLVVDCDMYCNDPSSAKQAMCFFLDPETSKDVAFVQFPQMFHNLSKKDIYDSQARRAFKTLWQGMDGLRGPGLAGSGCYISRAALHLQSPNQNDVFEHNAQNNFGKSTMYIESLKAIIYGHQNAKKHIPRDVILEEAQVVASCSYEKDTNWGKEVGFSYAILLESTVTGYLLHCRGWRSTYLYPKRACFLGCAVIDFKEGMAQQVKWVSELSLLGISKYSPFTYGISRMPIIHSFTFCYFTSTTQYVLALLIYGLIPQLCFFKGIPLFPMVTEAWFGVFAILFISSQSQHLIEILCGGGPLRSWWDEQRIWIMRSLVGNIFAFVVAMKKVFGLNKAKLTLSNKVIEKESLKKYEEGKFNFQGAGLFMVPLSILLVINIVCFFGGLWRLVHVKDFEKMFAQLFLLSYLLALGYPIVKGIISLKSKCG